The proteins below are encoded in one region of Knoellia sp. S7-12:
- a CDS encoding VWA domain-containing protein: protein MSTALDSRLVGFARALRGHGVIVGTSEIVDAGAAAHVLGLDDRERLREGLAAALLRRAGQRQVFDDLYDVWFPAALGERDGLAAEAPPATLEDRRSRAAELRDDLARALAAGDERALDELAARVVAELGALANAATTGSFSAQQALDTLAPQTAIAGALERMQDAAEDSPGGSGDGSGGSGGSGSGASGPASGNNFASRFTRDEVRSGVAAFRRRVEAETRRRNAEARGAERISRYAVRAPAEQTPFLLAGPAELEELRGAIQPLSRKLATRLAARRRRSSRGRIDIRRTLRRSLSTGGIPIRPALEHRRPHRPDLVILCDLSSSVAGFSRFTILLVQALASQFRRVRILGFVNRVDDLTDQIIGAPLGSDLSDAFDDLSRMTRWHRNSDYGSVFADVVENHLDAISHRTAVLILGDARSNHTDPQFDMLREIAGHARHVSWLNPEPARMWSSGDSVALRYSEIVDMHECRNVAQLREFVSRLLPV from the coding sequence ATGTCCACGGCCCTCGACTCCCGACTCGTCGGCTTCGCCCGCGCCCTGCGCGGCCACGGGGTCATCGTCGGCACGAGCGAGATCGTCGATGCCGGTGCCGCAGCGCACGTTCTTGGGCTCGACGACCGCGAGCGGCTGCGCGAAGGCCTGGCGGCGGCCCTGCTTCGTCGCGCCGGGCAACGCCAGGTCTTCGATGACCTCTATGACGTGTGGTTCCCGGCCGCCCTCGGCGAGCGCGACGGGCTGGCCGCCGAGGCACCGCCCGCCACGCTGGAGGATCGGCGCTCGCGCGCGGCAGAACTGCGCGACGACCTCGCCCGCGCCCTGGCCGCTGGCGACGAACGCGCCCTCGACGAGCTCGCGGCGAGAGTCGTCGCCGAGCTCGGCGCGTTGGCCAACGCCGCCACCACCGGCTCCTTCTCCGCCCAACAGGCGCTCGACACCCTCGCCCCTCAGACCGCCATCGCCGGAGCGCTCGAGCGCATGCAGGACGCCGCCGAAGACTCACCAGGCGGCTCAGGGGATGGCAGCGGCGGCTCGGGCGGCTCGGGGTCCGGCGCCAGTGGCCCGGCGTCCGGCAACAACTTCGCGTCACGCTTCACCCGCGACGAGGTGCGCTCCGGTGTCGCTGCCTTCCGTCGTCGCGTCGAGGCCGAGACCCGCCGGCGCAACGCCGAGGCGCGCGGCGCAGAACGAATCAGCCGGTATGCCGTCCGCGCACCTGCCGAGCAGACACCTTTCCTTCTCGCTGGGCCGGCCGAGCTCGAAGAACTGAGGGGCGCGATCCAGCCGCTCTCTCGCAAACTTGCGACCCGGCTTGCAGCTCGCCGACGACGCTCCTCCCGCGGCCGCATCGACATCCGACGCACGCTGCGTCGATCACTGTCGACGGGCGGCATACCCATCCGTCCGGCACTGGAGCACAGGCGACCGCACCGCCCCGACCTCGTCATCCTCTGCGACCTGTCGTCATCGGTCGCCGGGTTCTCGCGCTTCACGATCCTGCTCGTCCAGGCCCTCGCATCCCAGTTCCGGCGGGTGCGGATCCTCGGATTCGTCAACCGGGTCGACGACCTCACCGACCAGATCATCGGCGCACCGCTGGGTAGCGACCTCAGCGACGCCTTCGACGACCTCTCTCGCATGACCCGCTGGCACCGCAACAGCGACTACGGCTCTGTCTTCGCCGACGTCGTCGAGAACCACCTCGACGCCATCAGCCACCGCACCGCGGTCCTCATCCTCGGCGACGCCCGCTCCAACCACACCGACCCACAGTTCGACATGCTCCGCGAGATCGCCGGCCACGCCCGCCACGTCTCCTGGCTCAACCCCGAACCCGCCCGCATGTGGAGCAGCGGGGACTCCGTCGCCTTGCGCTACAGCGAGATCGTCGACATGCACGAGTGCCGCAACGTCGCCCAACTCAGAGAGTTCGTCAGCCGCCTCCTCCCCGTCTGA
- a CDS encoding MoxR family ATPase → MTTRFASIDEVRERLSDTGYLASDAIATTAFLADQLGKPLLVEGPAGVGKTELAKAVAESTGAKLIRLQCYEGVDEARALYEWNHAKQLLRITAERDSADGWDELRDNIFSDEFLLPRPLLAAIRSDEPVVLLIDELDKADVEIEGLLLEILGDFQVTVPELGTITATHKPFVVLTSNATRELSEALRRRCLFLHIDYPNAELEQRIVTLRAPGLDEALVASVVRLVQRLRELRLRKAPSVSETVDWARTLIALGATQDSDLSAELVRDNLGVLLKHQDDIERAAIALDLPAPA, encoded by the coding sequence GTGACTACCCGATTCGCCTCGATCGACGAGGTGCGCGAGCGCCTCTCCGACACGGGCTACCTGGCGTCCGACGCCATCGCGACAACGGCATTCCTCGCCGACCAGCTGGGCAAGCCGCTGCTCGTCGAGGGTCCGGCGGGTGTCGGCAAGACCGAGCTCGCCAAGGCCGTGGCCGAGTCAACGGGGGCAAAACTCATCCGGCTCCAGTGCTACGAGGGCGTCGATGAGGCACGCGCTCTCTATGAGTGGAACCACGCGAAGCAGCTCCTGCGCATCACGGCCGAGCGAGACTCTGCCGATGGCTGGGATGAGTTGCGGGACAACATCTTCAGCGACGAGTTCCTGCTCCCCCGCCCCCTGCTCGCAGCGATCCGAAGCGACGAACCCGTGGTGCTCCTCATCGACGAACTCGACAAGGCCGACGTCGAGATCGAGGGCCTGCTCCTTGAGATCCTCGGCGACTTCCAGGTGACCGTGCCCGAGCTCGGCACGATCACGGCGACCCACAAGCCGTTCGTCGTCCTCACTTCGAACGCGACCCGCGAACTGTCCGAGGCGCTGCGCCGACGCTGTCTCTTCCTCCACATCGACTACCCGAACGCCGAGCTCGAGCAGCGCATCGTCACGCTTCGGGCACCCGGTCTCGACGAGGCCCTCGTCGCCTCGGTCGTGCGGCTCGTCCAGCGCCTGCGCGAACTCCGCCTGCGCAAGGCACCGTCCGTCTCCGAGACCGTCGACTGGGCGCGCACCCTCATCGCCCTGGGCGCCACGCAGGACAGCGACCTCAGCGCCGAACTCGTCCGCGACAACCTCGGCGTCCTCCTCAAGCATCAGGACGACATCGAGCGCGCCGCCATCGCCCTCGATCTTCCCGCCCCCGCCTGA
- a CDS encoding response regulator transcription factor: MNTSTDRPSTVRVAVVDDATAIRESMAALLPSLTFTGSFANVESMLFARPEADVVVLDLHLSNTGQPTVRQGVAAIRAVVEASYRVCVYSQEERRFVLAACLAAGAHGLVSKASPTARLEEALRDIAAGEVVIPPTVIGLVEVLVRRNSLTILSDRQRHVLSGRARGLTYAELSGQLYLSESTLRGYWAEVTRAASEHFQKVAAGDLERALGLGPGDLLDSWPDGPPARPASHPQRPTASGAMVAASTPTPPLTHLANAIGPAMTAPRTAAPMSARFICASRGVVGTRACPGSSTLPARRWRTEPTKSQTRGDQPAGGSQA, encoded by the coding sequence GTGAACACCTCGACTGACCGCCCGTCCACGGTGCGCGTCGCTGTCGTTGACGACGCGACGGCGATCCGCGAGTCGATGGCCGCACTCCTCCCGAGCCTCACCTTCACCGGATCCTTCGCCAACGTCGAGTCGATGCTGTTCGCCCGACCCGAAGCCGACGTCGTCGTCCTGGACCTTCACCTCAGCAACACCGGTCAGCCCACGGTCCGCCAAGGCGTCGCCGCCATCCGCGCGGTCGTCGAGGCCAGCTACCGCGTGTGTGTCTACAGCCAGGAGGAGCGGCGCTTCGTCCTGGCTGCGTGCCTGGCTGCCGGAGCCCACGGACTCGTCTCCAAGGCCTCGCCGACGGCTCGGCTGGAGGAGGCACTTCGTGACATCGCAGCTGGCGAGGTCGTCATCCCCCCAACCGTCATCGGCCTCGTCGAGGTTCTCGTCCGACGCAACAGCCTCACAATCCTGTCGGACCGCCAGCGCCACGTCCTGTCCGGCCGAGCCCGTGGCCTGACCTATGCCGAGCTGAGCGGCCAGCTGTACCTGTCGGAATCGACCCTGCGTGGCTATTGGGCCGAGGTCACCCGCGCCGCCTCCGAGCACTTCCAGAAGGTGGCAGCGGGCGACCTCGAACGAGCGCTCGGCCTGGGACCGGGCGACCTTCTCGACAGTTGGCCGGACGGGCCCCCTGCCCGACCAGCCAGCCATCCTCAGCGCCCAACGGCGTCAGGGGCAATGGTGGCGGCTTCGACCCCCACGCCGCCCCTGACTCACCTGGCGAACGCGATCGGCCCGGCAATGACGGCGCCCAGGACTGCCGCACCAATGAGTGCTCGCTTCATCTGTGCCTCCCGAGGCGTTGTGGGCACACGTGCGTGCCCGGGTTCCTCGACCTTGCCAGCCCGGCGCTGGCGCACGGAACCCACGAAATCGCAGACTCGAGGAGATCAGCCCGCCGGCGGATCCCAGGCATAA
- a CDS encoding MerR family DNA-binding transcriptional regulator, with amino-acid sequence MATPAAAPTTPETWTIREIAEEFGVTHRTVRHYEELGLISPERNGTIRIYHRRDKTRLGLILRGRRLGFPLEEIRTIIDLYDAPRGRRSQLEYVLGQIDERRTDLEQRRRDLDDAIAELGRFETSCREDLGRLG; translated from the coding sequence ATGGCAACCCCCGCCGCTGCACCCACCACTCCCGAGACCTGGACGATCCGCGAGATCGCCGAGGAGTTCGGCGTGACCCACCGGACGGTCCGTCACTACGAAGAACTCGGCCTCATCTCCCCTGAGCGAAACGGCACGATCCGGATCTATCACCGCCGCGACAAGACGCGCCTCGGCCTGATCCTGCGCGGCAGGCGGCTCGGCTTCCCGCTCGAGGAGATCCGCACGATCATCGACCTCTACGACGCACCACGCGGTCGGCGCAGCCAGCTCGAGTACGTCCTGGGTCAGATCGACGAGCGACGCACCGACCTCGAGCAGCGACGCCGCGATCTCGACGACGCGATCGCCGAGCTGGGTCGGTTCGAGACATCCTGTCGAGAGGACCTCGGCCGCTTGGGCTGA
- a CDS encoding ATP-binding protein, whose product MRSVTELGSGVGAGNASVPTTSAGAEHAFALLIVGGRIGTVIQMVPSLPQGMALSPSRTGYLFVWLLAAGTAAVVSVQVWRKGRPLSPRGYLVDAVVCSLVLLLGLAVIPEATRLGTWSGFQPAYAISVLCSGSAVRSNRAWGVALLAIVGSSIAFFVPALSYLSAATILGHLLTLVVLAGVGRWVALFIRRIAEDGDAARAQALELGRRDEERRAQLAIHNGAAVIRMLGDPALDDASRVLLQREAQREAARMRSYLQGHGQAGQTLTQDLGPTRQVTLPRAVSQVCDRFSDLPLHVTLDLADTVELDVAAAEALDHALASVLLNVRDHAQAETVVVHADADAHSWVLTVHDDGVGFVADPRRFGVGLREVVIAQLRPHGMEVLASSRPGIGTTITFTGGSPG is encoded by the coding sequence GTGCGAAGCGTGACCGAACTCGGGAGTGGAGTGGGGGCCGGCAACGCCTCTGTGCCCACGACGTCGGCGGGCGCCGAGCACGCCTTCGCGCTGCTCATCGTCGGCGGTCGCATTGGCACTGTCATCCAGATGGTCCCGTCTCTGCCCCAAGGCATGGCTCTGTCGCCCAGCAGGACCGGCTACCTCTTCGTGTGGCTGCTCGCGGCGGGAACGGCAGCAGTCGTCAGCGTCCAGGTGTGGCGCAAGGGTCGACCGCTCTCGCCACGCGGCTACCTCGTCGACGCCGTCGTGTGCTCACTTGTCCTGCTTCTCGGGCTGGCAGTCATCCCCGAGGCGACCCGCCTCGGGACGTGGTCCGGCTTCCAGCCGGCATACGCCATCTCGGTCCTGTGCAGCGGCTCGGCTGTGCGGAGCAACCGGGCCTGGGGAGTGGCGCTCCTGGCGATCGTTGGCTCCAGCATTGCGTTCTTCGTACCCGCGCTCTCCTACCTCAGCGCAGCAACAATCCTCGGCCATCTCCTCACCCTCGTCGTCCTCGCCGGGGTGGGGCGCTGGGTGGCCCTGTTCATCCGACGCATCGCCGAGGACGGGGACGCTGCCCGGGCCCAGGCCCTTGAGCTCGGTCGCCGTGATGAGGAGCGTCGCGCCCAGCTGGCGATCCACAACGGTGCCGCAGTCATCCGCATGCTCGGCGATCCAGCGCTCGACGACGCGTCCCGCGTGCTCCTGCAGCGTGAGGCACAGCGGGAGGCGGCTCGAATGCGCTCCTACCTTCAGGGGCACGGGCAGGCGGGGCAGACCCTCACCCAGGACCTCGGCCCCACGCGCCAGGTGACGCTCCCGAGGGCCGTGAGCCAGGTGTGCGACCGGTTCAGCGACCTGCCGCTGCACGTGACGCTTGACCTTGCCGACACCGTCGAACTGGACGTCGCTGCTGCCGAGGCCCTCGACCACGCCCTCGCGAGCGTCCTGCTCAATGTGCGCGACCACGCCCAGGCCGAGACCGTCGTCGTCCACGCGGACGCCGACGCGCACTCCTGGGTCCTCACCGTCCACGACGACGGCGTCGGGTTCGTCGCGGACCCCCGACGGTTCGGGGTCGGGTTGCGCGAGGTGGTCATCGCCCAGCTCCGCCCGCACGGCATGGAGGTCCTCGCGTCCTCCCGCCCGGGCATCGGCACGACGATCACCTTCACGGGAGGGTCTCCCGGGTGA
- a CDS encoding VWA domain-containing protein: protein MRILAALTTAVIVALTGAAQAALPAAAATASDEPVPGKLLLMLDASGSMKAKDPSGLTKIEAAKKALTGVVGALPDTAQVGLRVYGAKVDGKGKPTPAACADSQLIHPIANLDKTKLTSTIAAIKALGETPIAHSLQEALKDLGTEGKRNIVLVSDGEESCVPDPCPVIKKLTAAGVDLQIDTVGFGVNAKARQQLQCIADAGQGTYYDAKDAAALATSLGKLSQRALRPFTVTGTPVVGTASAAGAPSITAGQYTDTLMTGEGRRHYTLRRTMSGSTLRVAVTMRPPYTETANQELVRMRLTVADQPCEDGLAARIGSSAFAGLVTGTLRLSGTKSLRQAKATDCETSDTVTLSLDREDGSATPNPAEILVMEEPPVEGGDALPPADDDRPQQVAPAPVNPMPVVGGPTFSSAPRIAPGSWKETFVSGETLFYRIPVGWGQRLRVSVASAPGSVTDEVRRLTHYAPVLYAPDRGIVGEASLSYGSFGQKRHTQQVSAEVRYRNREIPGSPVVDLAGDYFIRIAIPHSRQDATAEVPMMFRVEVEGTVEGAPTYAGASSGSSTPSPSATSERTPPTTPAEDDPTSDRADTDNGSGWLVWLGLGLVAVLGALGAAYTVIRARLRGNRTK from the coding sequence ATGCGGATCCTTGCCGCTCTCACCACTGCCGTCATTGTCGCGCTCACCGGGGCCGCGCAGGCAGCACTGCCAGCTGCCGCCGCCACTGCGAGCGATGAGCCCGTGCCGGGCAAGCTGCTGCTCATGCTCGACGCGTCCGGGTCGATGAAGGCCAAGGACCCGTCGGGACTGACCAAGATCGAAGCCGCCAAGAAGGCGCTCACCGGTGTCGTCGGCGCCCTGCCCGACACCGCCCAGGTCGGACTGCGGGTCTACGGGGCCAAGGTCGACGGCAAGGGCAAACCCACCCCGGCAGCGTGTGCTGACAGCCAGCTCATCCACCCCATCGCCAATCTCGACAAGACCAAGCTCACCTCCACCATCGCCGCCATCAAAGCCCTCGGCGAGACCCCCATCGCCCACTCCCTGCAAGAAGCCCTCAAGGATCTCGGCACCGAGGGCAAACGCAACATCGTCCTCGTCTCCGACGGCGAGGAGTCGTGTGTCCCGGACCCCTGCCCCGTCATCAAGAAACTCACCGCAGCAGGCGTCGACCTCCAGATCGACACCGTCGGCTTCGGCGTCAACGCCAAAGCCCGACAGCAACTCCAGTGCATCGCCGACGCCGGCCAAGGTACCTACTACGACGCCAAAGACGCTGCCGCGCTCGCCACGTCGTTGGGCAAACTCAGCCAGCGCGCCCTCCGCCCCTTCACCGTCACCGGCACCCCGGTCGTGGGCACCGCCTCAGCCGCCGGAGCACCCAGCATCACGGCCGGCCAGTACACGGACACCCTCATGACTGGCGAAGGCCGAAGGCATTACACCCTCCGTCGAACCATGTCAGGCTCGACGCTGCGCGTGGCCGTCACCATGCGTCCGCCCTACACCGAGACCGCGAACCAAGAGTTGGTGCGGATGCGCCTCACGGTTGCCGATCAGCCCTGCGAAGACGGCCTCGCGGCCCGCATTGGCTCCAGTGCGTTCGCTGGGCTGGTCACCGGGACGTTGCGCCTGTCCGGGACCAAGAGCCTGAGACAGGCGAAGGCGACTGACTGCGAAACGTCCGACACGGTCACCCTGAGCCTGGATCGCGAAGACGGCAGCGCCACACCGAACCCCGCCGAGATCCTCGTGATGGAGGAGCCTCCGGTCGAAGGTGGCGACGCACTGCCGCCTGCCGACGATGACCGGCCGCAGCAGGTGGCTCCCGCCCCCGTGAACCCGATGCCGGTGGTCGGCGGCCCGACGTTCTCGTCCGCTCCCCGTATCGCACCGGGAAGTTGGAAAGAGACGTTCGTCTCGGGCGAGACGCTCTTCTATCGCATCCCCGTCGGCTGGGGCCAGCGTCTGCGGGTGTCCGTTGCCTCGGCACCTGGTTCCGTCACCGACGAGGTTCGACGGCTCACCCACTACGCGCCCGTCCTCTACGCACCCGATCGCGGGATCGTCGGCGAGGCCAGCCTGAGCTACGGCAGCTTTGGCCAGAAGCGGCACACCCAGCAGGTGAGCGCCGAGGTTCGCTACCGCAACCGTGAGATACCCGGGTCTCCGGTGGTAGATCTTGCTGGCGACTACTTCATCCGGATCGCGATTCCACACAGCCGTCAGGACGCTACCGCCGAAGTCCCGATGATGTTCCGGGTCGAGGTCGAGGGCACGGTTGAGGGCGCTCCGACATATGCGGGCGCCTCGTCGGGCTCATCCACTCCGTCGCCCTCTGCGACCAGCGAGCGCACGCCGCCAACGACGCCGGCAGAGGACGACCCCACCAGCGACAGGGCGGATACGGACAACGGCTCCGGCTGGCTCGTGTGGCTTGGACTCGGACTGGTGGCGGTGCTGGGAGCCCTGGGGGCGGCATACACGGTCATTCGCGCCCGGCTGAGAGGCAACCGCACCAAGTAG
- a CDS encoding serine/threonine-protein kinase, protein MGEVFAGRYELLDPLGEGGMGTVWRVWDSREERMVAAKVLRQSDAVSLLRFVREQAFRVVHPHVLTPLSWAGEDDRVLFTMPVVEGGSVASLIGDLGPLPPRLVAEILRQLAGALDAVHAAGILHRDVKPANVLLAATGADRPHAFLTDFGIAIELDGVRLTQTGHWSGTPSYSAPESLTGAEPDPTADLYAVGQVGIAMLTGERPSASPTRPAGAPDELWRLVTELTRADPAARPQTASEVLRRLDVPVLEWRPDAMGDVEVLRHVPEPGAGIEQLSARPDDVTRVRRTSPAAAPSPFVRSALTPTPMVPPTATPTPAPRVTLDPLQDNLSGRTSRRSPSGLVALVAALAVLAGVFGVVLWSPWSSDDGDTENPAPTPSTSATSPSAEASPTSSTPTSTPLPSPTSPQGSVGVGTVVVAPGQACQFSDVGVREETIDGRAVVCQRRTDGSYAWDPPAG, encoded by the coding sequence GTGGGTGAGGTGTTCGCGGGCCGCTACGAGCTGCTCGATCCGCTGGGGGAGGGCGGTATGGGGACCGTCTGGCGGGTCTGGGACTCCCGCGAGGAGCGTATGGTCGCGGCCAAGGTGCTGAGGCAGTCCGACGCAGTCTCATTGCTCCGTTTCGTGCGCGAACAGGCCTTCCGAGTTGTCCACCCGCACGTCCTCACACCGCTGTCATGGGCAGGGGAGGACGATCGCGTGCTCTTCACGATGCCTGTCGTCGAGGGTGGCTCGGTCGCCAGCCTCATCGGTGACCTTGGGCCGTTGCCCCCACGGCTCGTCGCCGAGATCCTGCGCCAATTGGCCGGTGCTCTCGATGCCGTCCATGCGGCGGGCATCCTCCACCGGGACGTCAAGCCGGCCAACGTCCTGCTCGCTGCGACGGGGGCGGATCGACCACATGCCTTCCTCACCGACTTCGGCATCGCCATCGAGCTCGACGGTGTGCGACTCACCCAGACCGGGCACTGGTCAGGGACTCCGAGCTACAGCGCACCCGAGTCACTGACCGGCGCCGAGCCTGACCCGACCGCAGATCTGTATGCCGTGGGCCAGGTGGGCATCGCGATGCTCACCGGAGAGCGCCCTTCGGCCTCACCGACGCGCCCAGCAGGCGCGCCGGACGAGTTGTGGCGCCTCGTCACCGAGCTCACTCGCGCCGATCCGGCTGCACGTCCGCAGACGGCGAGTGAGGTGCTGAGGCGACTCGACGTGCCGGTGTTGGAGTGGCGGCCCGACGCCATGGGCGACGTCGAGGTGCTGCGCCACGTGCCGGAGCCCGGTGCCGGAATCGAGCAGCTCAGCGCCCGCCCCGACGACGTGACCCGTGTTCGGCGCACAAGTCCCGCGGCTGCTCCGTCCCCCTTCGTCCGATCAGCGCTGACACCGACACCGATGGTGCCACCGACAGCCACACCAACACCGGCACCAAGAGTGACGCTGGACCCGTTGCAGGACAACCTCTCTGGTAGGACATCGCGCCGGAGTCCGTCCGGTCTTGTGGCTCTCGTGGCCGCACTCGCGGTCCTGGCAGGGGTGTTCGGCGTGGTGCTCTGGTCGCCGTGGTCCTCGGACGACGGCGACACTGAGAATCCCGCCCCGACACCGTCGACCTCCGCCACAAGTCCGAGCGCCGAAGCCTCGCCGACCTCGAGCACGCCCACATCGACGCCCTTGCCGTCACCAACATCTCCTCAGGGGTCGGTGGGAGTCGGGACCGTCGTCGTGGCACCCGGGCAGGCGTGCCAGTTCAGCGATGTAGGGGTGCGCGAGGAGACGATCGACGGCCGGGCCGTTGTCTGTCAGCGGCGCACCGACGGCAGTTATGCCTGGGATCCGCCGGCGGGCTGA
- a CDS encoding helix-turn-helix transcriptional regulator, producing the protein MTTADALEQQRALYGAPLSELGATVRTGLGLTQGKLAEALGLSAPMLSQLMTGQRVKIGNPAVVHRLQRLLDLAREGDGLSPEEVQARITAIRQEQSTLTGVSADDAQTVRALATSATVEQLLSTAKAAEAAGAGVLADQLRRAAGVARG; encoded by the coding sequence GTGACGACCGCCGACGCCCTCGAGCAGCAACGGGCTCTCTATGGAGCCCCGCTGTCCGAGCTCGGCGCCACGGTCAGGACTGGGCTCGGCCTGACCCAGGGCAAGCTCGCGGAGGCGCTGGGGCTCTCGGCTCCGATGCTGTCCCAGCTCATGACCGGCCAACGCGTCAAGATCGGCAATCCTGCTGTGGTGCACCGGTTGCAGCGCCTGCTCGACCTCGCTCGCGAGGGTGACGGCCTGTCCCCGGAGGAGGTCCAGGCGCGCATCACGGCCATCCGACAGGAACAGTCGACGCTGACCGGTGTGAGCGCCGATGACGCCCAGACCGTCCGTGCACTGGCCACCTCGGCCACGGTCGAACAGCTGCTCAGCACCGCGAAGGCGGCCGAGGCTGCGGGGGCGGGAGTGCTCGCGGACCAGCTGCGCCGAGCCGCAGGGGTCGCGCGTGGGTGA
- a CDS encoding acyl-CoA dehydrogenase family protein produces MFELSQDHEDFRKVVRDFAEREVAPHVAQWDRDHHFPAGLVPKMGDLGLFGLVVPEEFGGSLDPEEGGAFTSLCVAIEELGRVDQSIGITLSAGVGLGINPILTYGTDEQKQRWLPDLVAGRALAGFGLTEPDAGSDAGATRTKAVRDGDEWVVDGAKAFITNSGTDITSLVTVTARTGTDDKGNAQISAIMIPSGTPGFTAEAAYDKLGWHISDTHGLTFQGCRVPEANLLGEEGQGFKQFLKTLDDGRIAISALAVGMAQAMLDLSTDYAKTRTAFGRPIGANQGVSFQIADIAVSVEAARLLTYKAAWLKDEMEAGRRSVKEVKQAASIAKLYSSEAAVTATRIAVQIFGGNGFMEEYPVARFYRDGKILEIGEGTSEVQRMLIARHLGLPSS; encoded by the coding sequence ATGTTCGAGCTCAGCCAGGACCACGAGGACTTCCGCAAGGTCGTGCGCGACTTCGCCGAGCGCGAGGTCGCACCGCACGTCGCGCAGTGGGACAGGGACCACCACTTCCCGGCAGGCCTCGTCCCCAAGATGGGTGACCTCGGCCTCTTCGGCCTCGTGGTGCCAGAGGAGTTCGGCGGCAGCCTCGACCCGGAGGAGGGCGGGGCGTTCACAAGTCTGTGCGTCGCCATCGAGGAGCTCGGTCGCGTCGACCAGTCCATCGGCATCACACTGTCCGCGGGAGTCGGTCTCGGGATCAACCCGATCCTCACGTACGGCACCGACGAGCAGAAGCAGCGTTGGCTCCCCGACCTCGTAGCCGGTCGAGCCCTGGCCGGCTTCGGCCTCACCGAGCCCGACGCCGGGTCCGATGCCGGTGCCACCCGCACCAAGGCCGTTCGTGATGGCGACGAGTGGGTCGTCGACGGGGCCAAGGCGTTCATCACCAACTCCGGCACTGACATCACCTCGCTCGTCACCGTCACCGCCCGCACCGGCACCGATGACAAGGGCAACGCCCAGATCAGCGCGATCATGATCCCTTCTGGCACACCGGGATTCACCGCTGAGGCGGCCTACGACAAGCTCGGCTGGCACATCTCCGACACTCATGGACTGACCTTCCAGGGCTGTCGCGTCCCCGAGGCCAATCTCCTTGGCGAGGAGGGGCAGGGTTTCAAGCAGTTCCTCAAGACCCTCGACGACGGGCGCATCGCGATCTCGGCCCTCGCCGTTGGCATGGCTCAGGCGATGCTCGATCTCTCCACGGACTACGCGAAGACCCGCACCGCCTTCGGTCGCCCCATCGGCGCCAACCAGGGCGTGTCGTTCCAGATCGCCGACATCGCCGTCTCGGTCGAGGCCGCCCGCCTGCTCACCTACAAGGCCGCCTGGCTCAAGGACGAGATGGAGGCCGGCCGTCGCTCCGTCAAGGAGGTCAAGCAGGCCGCGTCGATCGCCAAGCTGTACTCGAGCGAGGCTGCCGTCACGGCGACCCGGATCGCGGTCCAGATCTTCGGTGGCAATGGCTTCATGGAGGAATACCCCGTCGCCCGCTTCTATCGCGACGGCAAGATCCTCGAGATCGGTGAGGGCACGAGCGAGGTCCAGCGCATGCTCATCGCGCGTCACCTCGGCCTTCCGTCTTCCTGA
- a CDS encoding PfkB family carbohydrate kinase: MVPRVIHTAQALVDVVVEVPSLPRRGGNVMAPPPKEYAGGAVNILLAAARQGAECVHAGATGTGPHGDLIREALTAEGVAVSSPVVPDLDTGICVVMLEPTAERTFVTTQAAERVITVDSLQTSEPAPGDLVCVSGYSLTGTTRDPLLHWLAGLPEGVEVVLDPGAIFAELEGDIRKKMLAMTTVWTGNAEESEALTGESDIVVAAAKCIDHLPQGAVAIVRDGPEGCAVNADGETTDLDGYPQKPVDTNGAGDTHTGVLVACRAAGATWVDASRRANAGGAIKVTRRGPAAAPTAAEIDAFLTDQG; the protein is encoded by the coding sequence ATGGTTCCCCGGGTGATCCACACGGCACAGGCACTCGTCGACGTCGTCGTCGAGGTGCCATCGCTGCCGCGTCGCGGTGGCAACGTGATGGCTCCACCGCCGAAGGAGTACGCCGGGGGAGCGGTCAACATCCTGCTCGCGGCCGCGCGCCAGGGCGCGGAGTGCGTCCACGCCGGAGCGACGGGTACGGGACCGCACGGAGACCTCATCCGCGAGGCACTCACCGCCGAGGGAGTGGCCGTCTCGAGCCCGGTCGTGCCCGACCTGGACACCGGGATCTGCGTCGTCATGCTCGAGCCCACGGCCGAGCGGACCTTCGTGACGACCCAAGCGGCGGAGCGGGTCATCACCGTCGACTCGCTGCAGACGTCGGAACCTGCGCCCGGTGATCTGGTCTGCGTCAGTGGCTACAGCCTGACGGGGACCACGCGAGATCCGTTGCTGCACTGGCTTGCTGGGCTCCCGGAGGGTGTCGAGGTGGTCCTCGACCCAGGTGCGATCTTTGCCGAGCTCGAGGGCGACATCCGCAAGAAGATGCTCGCGATGACGACCGTCTGGACAGGCAACGCCGAGGAAAGCGAAGCGCTCACCGGCGAGTCCGACATCGTCGTGGCGGCGGCCAAGTGCATCGACCACCTGCCCCAGGGTGCCGTTGCCATCGTGCGTGACGGACCCGAGGGTTGCGCCGTCAATGCGGATGGCGAGACGACCGACCTTGACGGTTATCCCCAGAAGCCGGTCGACACCAATGGTGCGGGCGACACCCACACCGGCGTTCTGGTCGCGTGCAGAGCCGCAGGTGCCACCTGGGTCGACGCGTCCCGCCGCGCCAACGCCGGTGGCGCGATCAAGGTGACCCGTCGTGGCCCGGCCGCGGCACCCACTGCTGCCGAGATCGACGCGTTCCTGACGGATCAGGGCTGA